DNA sequence from the Larus michahellis chromosome Z, bLarMic1.1, whole genome shotgun sequence genome:
AGCAACAGAAATGTGAGAAATGATGCCTGTATGTATCCTGCTTTAGTACTCCAGTGCCTGAATATATTTCATGTTCTTGAAAATGACTTTCTAAGTACGGCAGAGACTGTGCCTTTTACAAGGaacagaacagaattaaaattgGGTTAGCCCATTTTGAGTAAGTCTACAAGCAGTGCTATGGTAGCTCACAGCTATATTAATGCATGAACTTCTTTCTGGACTTTCCCAGATTTATgggaaaataaaacaccaaaaaacccacacatgaaaaatgaaagcatcagaaaaactacaaaaacaaagcaagcatcTACGTAATCATAGTGAATGCTGAAGCGGAGGACTGTGTGCCTGTGTATATAAATCTTTATAAACAAACACATATAAATGGTTGtgtttcctctcccctccccccccccgccaaatcaAAGCAGAACACATAGGCAATATATTCTTTCAAATGGGTTTCGGATGGGGAGGTGTGAGTAGAGTGGACAAAggaaatgacaaaggaaaagaacagTGAGATTTTATTTCCTTGACGTGTAAGTACAGAGATGTTACTACAGCGCTTACTGTTCTTACCTTTTGGATCCTAACTCATCACAAATTACAGCATAACTACAACAGCAGTGGAATTTAACACacaatttacattttcaaaatgatttattttttcttaataatatcCCCATTTTATGCAGCCTACGAAcctgaagaaaatgcatttgtttccAAAAGCCATAATAGTAAGTGTTTTGGGGTGTTCAGAGTCAAAGAAGTAGTCCTGAGATTTCAGATGTTGAAGCTTTCTCCACAGCCACACGTTCCTTTGATGTTTGGATTATTGAAGACAAATTCACTGGACAGTTTGTCTTCTACATAGTCCATTTCCGTTCCTAGAAGTGTCAGCTGTGCCTTCTTCTCAATAAACACTCTAACTCCTTgaagacaacaaagaaaaacagttaCATACATCAAAATCATTATTCACTTTGAAATTCTCTTTCCAccagtaataaaaaaatggaagCGAAGTATGAAGACTACCAGTATAACTTGGTTTCCCTGGCCTAACACAGGGCACTTTCATCTCTGTTTTTACCTAGAAAAGTCTAGCAACAGTCTACAACTGTTATTTGCCTGTGCACatgaatgtatgtatttttttgagggggaaacTGAAAACGTGATACCCTGGGAAATAATCTGTAGAATTTGGGAACAAATCTCAGCTTCAATACTTAATTCCCAGGCATTTCAGTCAGTAACCCATTTCCTACCATTCTTAAAGTCTGTGCATCCAACAAGATGCCCCAAAACCTTGAAAACCCAAATGTTCCTCTCTTAAAAGGATTCTTTTTTGCTCTGACACAAATATCATGTCTAAATTAACTATTAGCAATACTGAATCCTATAATAAGGCAAATGTGTGAACTTTCAAAGATATCACAACCTTTAAGGATTAGAATGAGTAGTTCATTTTAGGGAACTAGCCAGAGCTCCCTTTTCTAAAGGATACAAAGTATCAACCTCTCTGGAAAGTTATGGAACTTTCAAACTGCAAATCTGATACACAGGCCTGAGTGGACTGGTTTAGCTCTTCACAGACTaccaaataatgaaaataaaagtgtaaATTGTATCAGTAAACAGAACAAGAACTCATTATGCTATATGAGAGTTCCTGGAAAGCTGTTTCATCATAGTAGACATTGAGACAAAACATTACTAACACAAGTCTTTGGGCAACTGAGTTGAATCTACACATTTTTGCGGTCAATTTGGACGGTAACTGACAGTGAAGGCTAAGCCTAATGAAAGATTTCATGGACCCAACCCCTGAAGTGGTCACTTACTATCAGAAAATTTTTGCTGAGATCCAAAGCCACCATCTCACTGAGCACAAAGCTATATAAAAGTCAGAGACTTCACTGGAAATCTGTCCAGaagcaaccaaaaccaaacagaaagtaCATAGAGACACTTGAAACACTGTCTGGCTTTGGAACTTAAGGTCTCTGACCTAACTGAGGGAAACTGGTTTTATCTTCCTTAAGATCCAAACCAGGAAATGCCTTCTGATTTCAGCCCTGTAAACCTAGAGCAGCTCTGAGGCAAGCAGAAGAGGTAACTCCATAAGCCAGCTGAATTTGACATCGAGGCACTTGCAGAATTATGTGGCAGCCCCTATCTCGCATACTCTGGTTCAATTTAATCATTTGCTGAAGTTCCATCTAACTGTCTGTTAAAGAGAATAAAATTTATGAGTTGGTCACAGATATTTTGTAGGCAGCTGGAAGATGGGCTCTGCCTAGCAGCGTAGCTGCTCTAAGAAAATGACTGTGATATCAGACGTATGTTTCAATATCTCACTTTGACACCAAATTAAAGTAATAATCCTGAACATAATATAACAGAGTTCAGTGatgcctaaaaaaacccaaaaccacccccACAAAAGGAATCTTAAGTACTtttagaaacagaacagaaaacgAATCAAACACTATTATGCTTTTATAAAAATCCGCATTAGACAAAAAGACCACTGACAAAACAGAAGTTTTTACAAAATCTGGAAAAATGTATAGAACTGTGCCAGTTTTGACTGGGATattgttaattttcttcagaatagcttgtatggggctatgttttgtatttgtattgaAAATAGTGCTGATAATACAGAGATGCTTTAAGTTACTGCTGGGCAGTACTTACACAGCAttaaaggccttttctgctcctcacatcatTCCACCAGCGCGTTGGCTGGGGGCGCACCAGAAgtcaggaggggacacagccaggacagctgaccccagctgaccaaagggatatcccataccatatgacattaTGCTCAGCATACAAAAGCTGGACGAGGAAGGAGGAAGTGGGGGGccattcagagtgatggtgtttgtctcccaagtaaccgttatgcataatggagccctgctttcccagagatcactgaacacctgcctgcccatgggaagtagtgaatgaattccttgttttgctttgcttgcatgcacagatTTTGCtccacctattaaactgtctttacctcaacgcatgagttttctcatttttacccttctgattctccccACTATCCCACGGTGGGAGAGTGCGCGAGCGGCTGTGTAGgacttagttgccagctggggttaaaccacaacaagaaCTCTAGAAATAGACCTATCATGGGGTGCTCAATGACATTATCAGGCAGAAAGCTTAAGTACCAGCAcgtgaaaacaatttttaaaatactcctaAATTAAAATCGTggaacctttttttaaaaagcaatgtgaAGGTCAAAAGCACAGAGGTTAAAAACAAGTTACAAATCAATGAAGAATAAGACTAGTTAGAGAAGGTAATTGGGAAAATcccttgaaaataaaatctttattttgccaAGCCTTGGTTTAGCTGTGCTGATAAAGTATTCCTTTACATGTGCATTGTTCTGTATTATTCTCTAAATATCTGCTATTAGCCACCTCCAAAGACGTGAATAATGGACTAGACTATCCTGGTGGAGCAGCCTCTGATGCAGAGACTGCAAAGATGCAGATTTTAACTAACTGATTACTTCAAAACAGAAACTAATGTGACAATTCCCATAACAGAACAGCAGGACCTCTTGCTATATAAGCCGTCACTTCAAGTAAGTTGTAACCTGTACCTTGGCAAACCTGCAATAGGTTATTCTTCCCCACCACCACAGAAGTTTGTTCTGCTGCATCAGAAACTCACCGTCTTGAACTACTTCTTCATCGGAGTCTCCTTTCGATTTTGTGTATTCTAACGTGTAAGAAAGTCCATTGCATCCTCTTGTACGAACACCTACTTTCACACCtacctaaaaaaaccaaaaaacaaaacgcAACACCACATTCATGACATTTTTTGAACCTGTTCTGGAACACCAAGATAAAAAGCATGCAGAACAAcaaaatgctgacatttattATTCTCCGTTGCCTCAAAGCGGAAGTGAATTTCCTTAATGGATTAAGAGGTAacagttttttccttttacaaaattGACTGCCAAGGTAAAAGCAAATGTCAGATGTTTGCTATCATGGATCAAGCCTTAAAGTACGTTAAATTTTTGAAGTAATAAACTGTTGGCACTCCTGTAGGTGTCTGGTATCTCACCAAGAGTGAAATTtcaaagaagatatttttgtGACTTCAAATTAAAGTTCAATCAGATGCTAATTCAGGTGCTATGTTAAGATTATTGACAGTACTGTAATTATGAAGCTGTGAGGCCACGACAAGGGCAGTTACTAGATTTTCACAGAACTAGTGACACCATCAGAAAACCTGCTTCAAACCAAAGTTTTGAAACACATACTTTGATTTCTCATTACTCTACTGACAGTCTCACTTAAAAAACAATCCCCTCCTTATATCAAGTAGGTGTATTTGCTTACTGTTTTAATcattaaaaggcattttaagCCACATTAAAAGCCAATCAGGTCAATATGTTTGTAACATTCAGAGTATCCAACAAGTCTGACAAAGACAGCATGTGTGTAAGTAATGAACTGAGAAAcgattttaaagaaaacagaaaacttatTTGTGCACAAAAATCTTTCAAAAGTATCTGTACAACTTTGCACACAAAAACGCTTAATAACTGAAGAGGAAAATTACATTGTCTATCCTCGTAATCAATGTTACAATAAAAATGTATGACTTGTCATCAAGCGGGATctcagaaaaacagcatttgatCTTTTCAGACTAAATACCTTTCGCTACAGGAACTGCTACAAATAATGGGCTGGAAGACGCAAACACCATTTATAGCAAGGGGATGACTGACCAGCTAAACTGTCGGCTTAGGGCTTCCTTAGGCTGGTTTAAAACATTAGAACAAAGAGTCTAGTTAGTTGCAGATGTGcaggaagcaaaagaaacaatgGGCCACGTATGAAAGTTAGAAGATTCTTCTTGAAATAATACCGTAAAGAAGAAAATCTAATGCTTGTTTTTATAATGGTGAGAAAACAAGACTCTGCATGTTTTTCCccaagaagaaaagatgaaaagctcAATCATTTATTTGGAGAAATTCTCCAGATTTTAAgtaaattacttaaaaatatatattatctgGCAAGTTTCCTAAAACCTAGATGTTTTTCAATGGGTATGAATCTAACTTTATTATTACATACTGCACAATGAAAATTCCTACAAGAACTTAATTAATAATGTCTTAATATCAACAGTTGAAGATCTCTTGCCTGACCAAAGTCGCCACTATACCATACTACAAGGCtcataaatattttgaagcttgAAATGTTTTCAACTTTAACCACCTCAAAAGTAACTGTACAGTGAAATGTCATCACAGttatttcctgcatttcattttataaagAAACAAGGCTTGATATATAAACAAGCTTACACATTCCCCTCCAAAAAACATGCCAGCATCTCTAATAAACACTTCAGTGTTTATTTCAAACTTCTAAGTCAGCCAGAAATGCTTTGCGATCATGAGCTGTGCTAATACCTTAGCACATTCTACAGGCTGGCCCTGTTTATACTTACATGCTCAGGTTTATCTTTAAGAAGCTGTTTTATCTTCTGAACAGCTGATGgtgtctggaaaacaaaaccatataTATCGATttgaaatggggtttttttggtttatttgcagTGAGTGCGTGCACGTATTTAAGTGTGCAATGTATTCAATTATACTATAAAAAATTTCTATTCTAAATCCATGCACTCAAATTTTCTCAGTTTACATTCGTCTCCTACCTCCGAAGTCCACCTTCTAAATCACCCACCTGCCAGTATTGACTAGCCTGTGTTCTACTTGAAACTGACATCTGATCTGAAGATACTCACTCTGCTGTAAAACAGATGATTGCTGAATCTAATCCACACAGAACACAATACCTCCTCACTCCCCTCCTCACCCACGCTGCCAGCAAACAGCTCAAGAACTGCAGTCCTTAATATTTGGGCGTTTgcttggttttttcccccacaaaatcACTACCACAATTCAATTAAGCAGTTCTGCTCTTGTGAAACTTTTGTCACATACAAATTAGAGACAAAAATCAACTAGGCACAGAAGTGTTCATGGCCTACTTCTTTCTTCCCACTAACCTTAGAGGGAAACTGTGACTTTACAGCAGACAAATTCACTGTTCATGCAGATCTAGCTGTTGCAGAAATGCAAGAACACAATACAAACGTAAGAATTTCCATTACATGCTGACAAGTTTCTAAGAcactgataaaaggaaaaacattagtAACGTAAAGTTCTCACGTAAGCAGACTACAACACACAAAGCAAAATACAAGTAGACTTGCAGCAGAAAGCCTTTTCCAATTACTGCTATTAATCTTCATTTTTGACAGAACAGGGATTACCAGCTCTGACAAATGACTGAACTATACACGCTTAATCTGCCCCTGTTCCTGCAGGGAACCGACTGTACTTTGCAGTAATCCCTCTTAACAGGGACACTGCCTCCCCAACACCCCACAAAGTAGCAAAAGCACTTCCTCAATTAACGAAAGAACACAAAGCCTCCTTGGAAACAACCGACTCATCAGCTTCGGTAgataatacattttctttctttttctttttatttgttttaaataaatacacttcTTCAAGTGACCGTGCAAAatgctcccccctctcccccgccccgcACGAAGGAACGGCGCTGCCCTCCGCTCTCTTGCTGCCCGCGGAGCctgcggcggggcgcggggcctgCCCCCAGCGGCATTACCGAGCAGCGGCCGCTCACTCCGGTAAACTCACCAAGGAAGAGACCCCCCCGTCCACCCTTTCCTACCGAGCAACGCCCAGCTGGCAATCACCCAGGGTTAACGGCGCCGGCCCTCGGCTTCCACGCGGCCCGGGGGCGAGTCCaacctcccgccgcccccggcacgGCCCAACGCCGCGGCGCCTCGCCCCGCTGACAGCTGGAGCGGGCAGCGCCGCTGCCGACAGGCCGGGCGGcccgtcctcctccccctcctgccctcacGCCCCGCTGTCACCGGCGGCCGCGCACCACCTGCCgcggagcccggcccggccccgtgGCGCAGTTCTCGCGGCCGTGAGGAGTCGAGGGCCGGCGGGGGCCAAGCGCGCCCCGCCCGCGTCGGCGGCACTCACCAGGGTGAGGGCGGCGCGCGTAGCCTGGATCTTGCGCTTGCTGACGGCGCGCACGGTGGCCCTCACCACCGAGGAAGCCatcgccccccgccgccccgtcctCTGCCCTCTGCCATGGGGCACCAGCCCACGTCACGCCGCGACGGCGCGCTTCCCCATTGGGCAGCGGGCCGTGATGGGcaagcggcggcggctccgccccctccccgccgcctcccgccccgagCCGGGTCAGAGCGACCTGCATCCGGCCTGCGCCGCGCCGCCAGCGTGCGGGCAGGGCCAGGCAGGCTGCGGGGCTGCTCGCAGCGATAAGGGGCAGAGTCGGGCAGGGCAGCCGCAGCAGGAGGCCCTTCCCCGGGGAGGGAAGCAGCCCTCCTACCTCCCGCCGCGTCTGTGAGGCGGCCGAGGCCCGGTCGCTCTTCTGGAGGCCTGGCGCGCCGTGCCGCGGGGCCGGCGGTCGGCAAGCTGCCGGCAGAAGGGCCGAGCCGTGCCCCAGCTGCGGCTGTCAGCCCCGGGGGGCGGTGCGCGGAGCCGGCTCCTGAACCCGGGCGGCCTGGGCACAGGGAGACTAATCCCATTGCCTTAAACTGAGCATTGGGCTGTGCCAGAGGGAAAACAAGTACCCGCTTTTCGCCTGCTCTTGACTACATCTTTAAATGTGCTAGATCGTACTGTAAACCTGTATTTACAAAGCACAAGCAACGTGTCCGCATCTCATCACCGCGTCTGTTGGGTACCTAATTCTGGGCTTAGCCATTTTGAAGAGCTTGATAGCAAATGCGCACGTTTTTGCTTTTTACATAGGTAATTATGCCTCCACTCTTCAATGAGGTGCAGTACTTACACCTCCAATACAAAGACAGCaagtatatacataaaaaaagttgtatttcctTTAGCTACACAAAATGTGTCCTTTGTACACAATTCGTGCAAAACGCTCACATCTCCTCAACTAAAACACACCTGCTTAGGTGGTGGCGGGGTTTCAACGTGCTATTAGCTAGAAGCTGAGGTCAGTAATATGCATGcttggggagggcgggggggaggttgTGTGCGAAGGTAACTAACACTGTCTTTATCATTCACAGTATACCACGTGGGCACAAAGAACTTTACCTTCTTGGACTTCCTCAGGGTGCTTCCAACCATTTAGTCACCTGTCTGCTGATTGAATCTCAGCATAAAAGACTGAGCGTGGGCAAGAAAACCAGCCTTTTTCTAAGCTGTATTTCATCTTCAGTACATCACCAGGAGAAGATAAAAGCAAAAGTCAGTATTAAAATCTAAATAGTTCAAGTGAATAACAAGAAACATTATTGATCACTTGATcagtacaggaaaacaaaagtatttgctTTGCTAGCACACTCGCATTGTAAGCGGCTATTTCAGGCCCGAAAAAGTTACTAGTGAAGAAATTACTGCGGCTTCCGCAGTTCTTATAAAAATGTGATGCTTATAAAAGAAATCATTGcgtattaaatacatttaaatataatttttaatgtatgaGAAACCAGTTTCAAATATAGCTATGAAACAAATCTCACACGAACAAACGAATTGAGATGGATGCGTGTTAATCTCGTAGTTATATAGCTAACTGAGATTAAACTGCTTGTTTAAAACACATGGTTAACTGTATGGCATACTTGAAACAGAACTTTGTCCTCCTTTTTTCAGTACTGATAACTATTCATAGCACAAGACATTTTCCAAATTTGGAAACAGGTCATAAAAAGCATGTGAAATTTGTGTGAAATAGGACAATAAGGAcaatagagcttttttttttttaaagaaaaaagcatcacaAATAAACAGTGCAACGAACTCGGCATTCTCCATATCATTAGAGGGACTGAGTATACAGGTGGTTCAGAAGAGGTCTTTTAAACTATTAgttttttagtatttattattattagtataAATTTAGTTGTAAACTATTATTGTAGTTTATTACTTTTGATAGCATTCTAGAAACTATTAATGCAGTGTGTTCTTTCAGGGTTTTTCTTTGTATGTGGAAAGTTGCTCCTTTGAGAATATACTCCCATAAAATAAGCAAGATGTTGGATATCAAGAGTTGTTATGAAGAAcctccttttcttcacttttaattTTCAATCCATTTCCTAAATTTTACAACTTAATCCACCGGATATGCATGCCTCCTCAACTGTGTTTATTCTGGGTCCCATATCATGCTCTAAATTATGACTGTGCCCTTTAACTACTCTTTAAGCAAAGGATTTATTAGTTACTGGTTTAATGCTTGTAACATATAATccaagtttgggggttttattttagGTCTGTGAGATTAGCAACTATCTAGGATTTATAGTTGCATACGGAAGCAGCAGCTGGTATACGGAAGCAGAAGACTGGTGGATCTGCAGAATGAGCATTCATTCAAATTCGAGTTCAGAAATTTCACAGTTGAAAACTTCACTGCTAAACTACAAAGTATCATGTGAGTATGTGAGtatgcataaattatttttttttttaaataacttctaTCTTCTAGATTATGCCATAGTGCCTTAAAGTTTACACACTTCATTCCTGTCAGCAAAACTGAAAGTAACTCTCAATAGAGGGCTAAACAAGACATACAGAAGGCAtgtcagcctttctttttttggggaTGTGAATGAAAAACTACAGGAATGAACctatttttgagggaaaaaaatgactgcaTTTCATGGGATGAATTATGCTATAGAACACAAAGctggaattattttctgtttgttgctggctaatattttgcttgaaaatatgttgagaaaagaatacaaaataaattatttgcaaaagtTGCACATCTAAAAGTTTACAGATAGCTTGCTACAGATGGGTGAAAACCAAAACAGGAGTTAGTATCCCAGTTCCCTAAGACCACTTTGGCAATTCTAGctttcaattttaataaaaatagatggataaggaaaaagaagttaaacaTGACATTTCTAAAACCAGGTAATTCTAATAAGTTATCATTAGTTCTACATTTAAGtccaaaatactgaaaaccacaacctaaaaaaaagacaaacacttaagcctgattttttttttttaaatttatttgaaagtCATAAATAACAGTGGTTTCAATTTTACCATGTAACTAATTATCTCCTGAACAAGATAAGATGGTACATTACCAGCTCTGGAAGGACTTCAAGTAAAGCTCAAGTTCATACTACTAATTAAATTCTTGGCTGGTACAAGGATCCTCTTCACATTTTATGCAAAATGGACACGTGTTTTCCCCAGTAGCCAAATAAAATACCTCTGttctttaaagcatttttgtCTGTATCCCCAAGGCCTTGAAAAAGATTCTTAGCAGCATCAAACAGGACTGACCTGTTTTTTagtctttctttcttcttgtacACAAGCACAGCAGCAAACAAGCTCccataaaaatcacagaacagaaaaaaccccaagaaatctTAATGGCACGGCTTGTCCAGAAGTTGTTTTACATATGTTTACTAGTGTCTATGTTTTCagttttctacaggaaaaaaaataacgtaGCAGTCTACAAACATTTCAAACACTTTTACACAAGGATTCAGTAaacaattaacattaataaatattatttgctccttcaaaaaatcaatttttgaagaaaatataatgTATTTGGCTTGCACACAATTTGAGTGCATTTGAAAATGATCAGGTGGAACAACAAAAACTTGAAAACAATCCATTTTTAGTACCTGCCCTTTTCTACATGATTTACCTAAGAAACAAATACGAAACATCATGGCTTTCTATTAAAATGCTCAAACAATCTATTTAAGAGCAGGGGTCCATATTAAAATCCACAGTCGCTTGTACTACCAATAAACCACCCCTATTTCATTAAAACTAACTAGAACGTTGTCTGTGCTGCTGTCCTGTGAATCCAGATGCTTTAgccaaagaaaattttttaaatgaatgaaggGCCTGTATTGCAATTTAACAGTGCTTAATATCGCTCATGATTCTTGTTGGGTCCTCTTCTGTGAGGCTTTTCCCTGAGTCATGTATTTATTGGAAAGGCTGCCTAAgattgggaggaaaaaagcatcacgctttaaaggtttttaaaaaaaaaaaagtaaagaaaaaaaacccaagacataaaacaactgaaacaatTAGACAGGAGAAAATTACTGCTAAGTCAAACTGTAATGAAAGCATGTACAGATCAGCTTTACATCGTTACCTGCTGGAGGACAGTAGGaagtattaaaacacaaaattgaAAACTAGCATTTTCTTCAACCAAACACCCAATGACAAATCACCTTGTGTTTAAAATCCCCAAACTTAGATTTGAAAAAGCCttgcactgaaaacagaaaataccatGTCTTCCCAAGAAAATTGAGAATTTAATTTGAGATACTTAATTGCAGTTTAGCTTTCCAAAATTTGTTAAAGACTACTTAGGTCCCCCTCCAGGTGCCACAGAagacatttatatattttattgaaaaaaggTTTGCAGGATTTCACTAGAAACTCAAAGTAATTAAACAAAGCAGTTGCTTTTAAAATCGTAATTGTACCTGTTAGTAAGTGTGAGAAATTACTTTAAGGAAGCTACATTTGTAACCGTGCATCTAACACAAAACATCTCTGATCCAGAGAGAGTACATAAAGGCCTTTATATTATCATTTGCCTGCTATTTGTAAGTGTAATTTTAGTTTTCTTGCATTTTGGCAGCTCAGACCAAGGATGTGCTTTGATAGGCTCTCTTAAGTTAGCTGATCATGTAGAATTCTAGACAATGACTCTGAGGAAGCCTCACAAGAAAGCACTCCATATGTCGTCCctgaagaaacacaaaaccccatGTATGCCAAA
Encoded proteins:
- the ISCA1 gene encoding iron-sulfur cluster assembly 1 homolog, mitochondrial, coding for MASSVVRATVRAVSKRKIQATRAALTLTPSAVQKIKQLLKDKPEHVGVKVGVRTRGCNGLSYTLEYTKSKGDSDEEVVQDGVRVFIEKKAQLTLLGTEMDYVEDKLSSEFVFNNPNIKGTCGCGESFNI